The genomic segment AGTACTTCTATGAAAGTGTGTTacactgcagctgctgtggAGATCAGAGGTTCGAAACTGCATACGTGCTGTTTCTGTTGATGTTGTGGAGCGCCGTCTGTGGTTTCAGAGTACCAGAGTAGATCCTAAGAAACACCAGAGGGCCGCGCTGCTTGTCATGGAGAACCTTGAAGGCCAGTGCACACAGGTCGTCTTTGTACCACCGCCTGTGAGATGATGATGAACAGGGCTTACGGAATGAAGACAAACATGATTTATGTATATGTAAAAccatattttaataaatatggttttacatatatgagcaggatttgaattTTTGTTCTTATCATTCCTCCATTTAGCtttaactgtgaaaaatgaCACCCATCACACTTAACATTATGGCCACCTGTCTAATTTTGTGTTGGTCCCCTTTTTGCTGCTAAAACAGCCCTGAATGGTCAAGGCTCTAGATCCCTGAAGCTGTGCTGTGGTGACTGGTGCCAAGAAGTTAGCAACAGATCTTTAAGTCCTGTAACTTGCGAGGTGGGGCCTCCGTGTATCGGCCAGCACATCCCACAGCTGCTCGATTGAATCTTTGGAATTTGGAggccaagtcaacacctcaaactcGTTGTTGTGCTTCCTGATGCTCACGTGCCCATTGTTGGCCCTTTCAGAGGTGGACAGGGGTGAGCATGGACTCCCAGACGGGTCTGCGATTACGGAGCCCCATATGCAACAAACTGTGACACACTGTGTATTTTGACAgctttctttctcctttctaCTGACCGCTGCAACTCGGGAACACCccacaagagctgcagtttaGGAGATGCTCTGACACAGTCGTCTAGCCATCACAATTTGGCCTTTGTCAGACTTGCTCCAATCCTTACGCTCtcccatttttcctgcttctgaCACATCAACTCTGAGaacaaaatgttcacttgcttcCTAATATGTCCCACCAGCTAACAGACGCCATGATGAAGAGATCATCAGTGCTATTCACAGCATCAACACCAAGCATTCTCTGTAGTTAGGTTCAGTTGTAATCTAGTCAGCagttaaagaaataataatttcaGTATCAATCAATAATATcaaattgaaaaaacaaaacaatccttCCAGCTTACAAATAACACCTGCTGTACAGTTAGGTACCTGATAGGTGGATGAAAACCTAATCTGATCTAAACTAGAGCAATGTGACCTAAAATGATAAGAACGGTGAAAAACATACATAACTGGGTGTTATGACAGGTCTAGTCTAAGTTAGCAGTAAGCTGAAAGGTTCACTTACACCACATCATGGTGTCGTTCATTAGGAGCAGGCAGGTAGGCAGTGATGGCATCTAAAAGAGGCTGAACACCTTTGTTTCTCAAAGAGCTCCCACAGAGGACCGGGACACCTTTACGGGCCAGAGTGACTCGCCGCACGGCTTCTTGAAGCTGGAGACGTGTTCGACACTGATAAGTCTATATTCACAAGAACTAACAGCAGCACTAATGTACTTTAAAAGGTCATATTGGGGTACTACAATTTGCAAGACTCACTTTATTAGAGGGAATGGCAtcaaaattttcactaaaatcgGTTAGCAAGAGTTCTGCAAACTCATCGTCCAGATCAGCGACCTGTGATTTGAGAAAAGACTTGCAAACTGGAAGAAAATATCTGAGGCACCTTAAGAAATGCTGGAAAACGTTACTCCAATCTTATCGTGTACCTGCTCAATTAAAGCTGTCCTTGCATCGCTGACCACCTGCAGGAGGTCTGGATCATCAGACCGGTCAAGAGCTTTGACTTCAAACACTCTGCCATCATCTCTCATAGATTTCATTTTCCACATCAGCTTCCGGCTGGTTAACAAGTCAACAACACCTGTGAAGTTCTTTCCACTGCCAACAGGAATCTATGACACAGGGGTTTATAAATTGTGACGTATCGCTGTTaaatacttatgtgttgtattGTTGTACTAAAAGACACTCTGTTCAGTTCATCCAGtaagtacattttgtttttgtgctagCCAAGTTTAGAATCACATTTAATATTGCAGGCTTACATGCACACTGGTGCAGTGTTTTAActgtgaaatataaaatatatatgtataaagcTGCTGATGTGTAGATGTCAGTTGAGGCTGGAGACTCAAAACTATGTGTAAATAAAatcgggaaaaaaaaaaaaatggaaaattttCAGGAACGTAAAGAGTTGTTGAAAATTTCTGATGACCTACCTGCAAGAGGACTGGATTGGCTTTCAATTTCTTCCTTATGCTCTCAATGCAGAAACTCaagctgaaagaaaacaaaatgaaaaagagtCTCCATTTTAACACTGCAatagaaaagtaaaacaaaacttgCATTAAATGGGAAAACGTAAGCTGAGTCACTCACTTCGCTGCAGGCTTGTCCATCTTATTAAGGAAACAAACACAGGGGATGTGGTGCTTCTCTGCTTGTCTCCACACGGTCAGAGTCTGAGCCTGATggcattttaaaaggaaaaaaaaaagatcagagGCTGAAGCcaattttttaatgaaaaaaagaaggtgTTTGGAAAGCGGGGAAATAACCTCAACGCCAGCTGACGCGTCAAACACCGCCACAGCCCCATCAAGCACGCGAAGTGCCCGCTCCACCTCAAGCGTGAAGTCAACGTGTCCTGTAGTGACGCAGTCATTCAGTGtcgttctttttttaatttctactAGAAGTTGCCTTATTTCTTTATTCTTACCTGGTGTGTCTATGAGATTTATTCTATGACTTTTCCAGTCAAAGCTTACTGCTGCTGACTGTATGGTGATGCCACGCTCTCGCTCTTGGGCCATAAAATCTGTCACTGTATCCCCGTCATCTACATCTAAAAACAACAGCGACATGAAATcaaattgttaaaaaaacattttaaaaaaagaatcagaGTCAGGTTTGGATAATTAAGAATTAGCATCACTGCTGCATCCTGTTTTCCTGCACACCTCCCAATGCCCTTGTGTAACCGGCGTAGTAAAGCATCCTCTCTGTGGTTGTCGTCTTGCCTGCGTCGATGTGGGCCATGATGCCGATGTTTCGGATTCTGTAGACACAAGAGTTGATGCGGCTCTCAGAACACAGCAGAATCTGCCAGGTACTTTTTTAATGCAGATGCAGAATGCAATTAAATTACTCACCTGGATATTTCAGGGTTGACGAGAGCCCGTAATGATTTGACATCATCTAtgacaggaacaggaagtacAATTATGAGGATTTCACTGCTTCCACATTAAAGTCTCGATCAGTGACTAGTTTATCCTGCAACTGACTGTTGTATTACAGGAAAGAACAGCAAAGGCCTAGTTCGCTTTCTATTGATATCTTTACAAAAGTACACCCAAGATTTCTGAaccagttgtttttttcacattctgcaaaataatttaattaatttaagaAGGTctcaaactatttttaaatgcagAGGAATAATTAAGTTTAACAATCTCAagctaaaaaacacacagtgacagGTGTTTGTACTTCATATGAGAATATATCTTAAATATAACACGAATCATCACCTAACCAATGAATCCAATAAGAGAACTTACCTGGAAGAAGGCTGTAATGTCTCTTTACATGACAGCTTAGTCTACATCTGCAGCACTGCAGCCCCGCAGCGAATAAACGCCTCCCCTGTGGACCAAAACCAGGTTATCAAATCATAGAGTTCATATATCTAATCAGTGGCTGTATTgatttttgggggggtgggaAAAAATTATATCTCACCCGAATCATCCTGCTAAAGGTCTGCAATCCCCCGAGAGACATTTTTAATATCTGCTTATTATCCGAGCTGCCTTTTCTCCAGAGTCAGAGAAGACTTGAGCCATACTGGAGGAACATTAGACAGAAGAGGACTGAACGAAGCAATGTCAGCCGACTCTCTACAGGTGCAGCACAACATTTAAAACAGGAGAACCGGAAAGACTGTAGTTCTAATCAGCAGATTATTGAACTTTATCCAAAACCGAAAGAAGCcccacagaaatgaaaaaatgttaaaCCTCTCAAAAAAAAAGTCACGCTTGGGACACGTCAAAATGTATCCCCGGGACACCTTAGAGGTCATAACATAGTTCCGGCTATGAAATCAATTCTGTTTCCGTCCATATTTGCGGCTGTAGCTCATTTAATATACTTTTATAATTTACAATAGCTATTTATAAGTTTTTCTATTCGCAGTGTGTATAATAAACTTTATCCGTCCGTGTGTTACATTAAACTGAGGCCGGTCATTTGAAACGAACGGACAAGTGGTTACAGAACGATGACGTCCTTCCTCTAAGTATCGGCTCCGGGGAAAACAACATCAGAAGGACCCCAGcctgaagcagaaaaacatcGAAACTTTGCGTCTTTACCAACTGTTAGCATCTACGACACGTTCATCGTAACACGTAACTCCGCGCACACAAAATGGTAAGAAATCAAATCGTTTAAAATACACTAATTAGCCTTCATCAGGGAGTTTAACGTGTTAGCATGTCGTGCTAGCGTTAGCTTTGAGTTACATGTGGCTGAGTGACGCGCTCCGCTGTTCTGAACAGCACTGTGATTCTTACTATGTCAAAACATTTTGATATTACTTAACCGAGTGCGTTATATTCCCTCTAAtgttaacattaaaaacattttcggGTATTTAGCTGTTGAAGAGCTATGTTAGGTTAGGTTAGGTTAGGTTAGGTGAAGCTAAAGGCCATTTCGCTCTGTTTTTGTAGAGCTTTTGTATTTTAGACGGTGAAGCTGACTGAAGTTAATCTGAACTGTCATACCTGGGTTTCTGTGTTGAAATAATCTCCCCTTGTCGTTTTACATCTGGACAAACCTGCCTGTTATGTGTAAAACAAATTCATAATTTAGCCTTTAATGCGCCAAATTTGTAAAAGAAATCTCCACAAGTGAGATGGTCCGAAAAAGTAGACGTTACGTGTAAACAATCAGTTActaaagtgtttttttgtttgtttgtttgtttgtttgtttgttttttaccctTCTGGTCCTTTTCTTACCTTTTCTTTGATCTAATATTTGATGaacatatttaattaaatttcaAGTAGATCTAAGCTTCTTAATGTAAATTAAATAACTTCACACTCCAACGTAGTGTTTTGGAGGTTTAAGTTAAAGATACTTTTCTGCTGTGATGAAACCATTAAGGTTTGAATTTTTGTTGGCATTTCTGTTTCTGCCATCTGAGCCAGTGCTGTCACAGAATCAGTTGTTTACGACTTATTTAAATCATGAATTTTAAATCAGAAAAATATTGTTGACGTCCATGATCACAGGTATGTGGGACAACATCTCCAGCCTGCTGCCCTTTAATAAGAATCAGTGAAAACACACTCATTTTGACAATATGTGCTGACCTAGACGCCTTTacgcatttatttatttttgttgttgttttgttgctaaCCTTGTGCTTTCTGCATCTCATTTTTGGTGGAGTGGTTCAGAGAGCTGTAGAAACACCACCAGGCTGCTCTGCTTTCATTGAGAAACTCGTATAGCTCAGCAGTAAATTCAGATGTGCCTGCTTCACAGCCTCTAGTActctttatagattttttttaattttttagaaTTAGACGGTTGGTGGAGTTAAATCACTGAACAGGCTGTTATCAGTAGTTCGTGCTGGAGCTACGGTATACTGAATCCTGTGCAGTAGATTTTACTTGAAATTGCAAAGAGAAGCCATGCTCTTATTATATGTTTTAATTGGGTTCAATTGATTTtcatgattgttttttttcctcttgtagcCCCAGAACGAGCACATTGAGTTACACCGCAAGCGGCACGGCTACCGTTTGGATCACCATGAAAGGAAAAGGAAGAAGGAGAGCCGTGAGGCCCACGAGCGGTCTCACAAAGCCAAGAAGATGATAGGTTTGAAGGCCAAACTGTACCACAAACAGAGACACGCAGAGAAGATCCAGATGAAGAAGAcgtgagtttaaaaaaaaggtcaaatacaaagacacaaaaaaataacTTCCATAAACATCCAAATGTCTAATGTGTCTTTGCAGCATCAAAATGCACGAACAGAGAAAGACGAAGCAGAAGAACGATGATAAGACCCCCGAGGGAGCAGTGCCAGCCTACCTGCTGGACAGAGAGGGACAGTCTCGTGCCAAAGTTCTCTCCAACATGATCAAAcagaagaggaaagagaaggccGTAAGTGTCGGCAA from the Oreochromis niloticus isolate F11D_XX linkage group LG7, O_niloticus_UMD_NMBU, whole genome shotgun sequence genome contains:
- the gfm2 gene encoding ribosome-releasing factor 2, mitochondrial, whose product is MSLGGLQTFSRMIRGRRLFAAGLQCCRCRLSCHVKRHYSLLPDDVKSLRALVNPEISRIRNIGIMAHIDAGKTTTTERMLYYAGYTRALGDVDDGDTVTDFMAQERERGITIQSAAVSFDWKSHRINLIDTPGHVDFTLEVERALRVLDGAVAVFDASAGVEAQTLTVWRQAEKHHIPCVCFLNKMDKPAANLSFCIESIRKKLKANPVLLQIPVGSGKNFTGVVDLLTSRKLMWKMKSMRDDGRVFEVKALDRSDDPDLLQVVSDARTALIEQVADLDDEFAELLLTDFSENFDAIPSNKLQEAVRRVTLARKGVPVLCGSSLRNKGVQPLLDAITAYLPAPNERHHDVVRWYKDDLCALAFKVLHDKQRGPLVFLRIYSGTLKPQTALHNINRNSTERMSRLLVPFADQHVEIPSMTAGNIALTVGLKQTVTGDTIVSSKASAAAAAHRAQNDNEAGKRSRECASVILSGVEVPDPVFFCTIEPPSMSKQADLENVLNCLQREDPSLKVRLDPDSGQTILCGMGELHIEIIHDRIRREYGIETHLGPLQVAYRETVLHEASASDTLDRTVGERRHVVTVELAVRPVDITSVGGSCELAFTEELEGQLSAEMKEAVENGVHSSFLQGPLLGYPLQGVSTLIQCVTIEPGTSPAMVSACVSRCMLKALRLAGGQVLEPVMSLEVTVGEDHLSSVLGDLAQRRGTVRDIQSRHDNKVLLATVPLAEMMGYSTVLRTLTSGNATFSLELDTYEAMNPQEQNTLLKRLSGLL